The Ruminococcaceae bacterium R-25 genomic interval AAACCGGTGCCGATAAAGAAAAGAGTATTAATTATGGAAACAATAGTTTCGCCGGTTCTGATGAAAAGTATTATGTGGTCAGTACTAGCGGCGAATACGAGAATCTGGGCGAATTTGATTATGATAAACAATATGATAACAACCTCTATTTTGTTTCCGTTGTTGACCGTAAGACTAATGAGACAGTCAGGGTCATAGATCTGAAGAAAGATTTTTCTAAATTTGAGCATTTTATTGATACTGTTTATTATTCTGATGAGATCATAACTGCCAGAACCGGAATGTACGAGAGGAATTATGATCCGAATACAGGTTTGCTTTTAGCTGAAAGAAAACGTGGTGAAAAGACCAATGCCGGAAATGCAGGTGACGAAGAACCGTCTTTTTCCAAGTTCTATAAAGTCGGTGATTACAATATCGAGCTGATATCGTTTCAGATGAACGACAACCGTTTTTATTACAATATCAAGATCAAAGCGCCTGATGGGAAAGTTAATACTGTTGAAGTCAAGAGAATAGATAAAAGTATTAATATACCTGCTGTTTTGGCTGTTGATGATACAAAGGCACTTGTTCCGGTAAGGATTAAAAATGATACCGAGTATTATGAACTGGATTTGACTTCCGGTGAGATGATCCTGTCAGATTCAAAAGATTATGAATGGATGGATTCATCTGCGTTTTTTACTGCAGTTCCCGGTCCCGATGGAATGATGTATTACAAGGCATCACACGGAATCTCCAGATTAAATGCCAAGACAAAGGCGATAGAAGAAGTCTTCAAATATAGTTGGTGCGATCTTAATGAGGGATTGATCAGTAATTTTGAATTGATCGAATGCTCGGAAGACAGGATCCTTCTTTGCGGTCTCTATGATAGTTCAAGCACATATGAAGGTCAGAAAATTGATAAGGGACATCTTATAGAGTTTACCAGAGCGGAAAAGAATCCTAATGCCGGAAAAATAATCCTGGAGCTATATACTCCCAGAGGCATCAATGAAATAACCGGAGAGGCCATCTCGATTTTTAATGAGAATAATGCCCAATGCTTTATTGAGATCTCTAGCAGGTATGATCGCAGCGATTACTATGATAGTTATGCCTATGACGATAAAAACTACGATGTTGAGGAACTGGCAAGGATCCGGGGAAGTGCAGGCCTTAGCAACAGGTTGGCCATAGATATCATGAACGGAGAAGGTCCTGACATATTGATGGATGTGAGCAGTTACGGACAACTCAACAATCAAAATTGTCTTGTTGATCTTTCACCGTATCTGAAGGATCTTAAGTCTGATAAGTATTTTACCAACATCATTGAAGGTTCTAAAACTGAAGGAAAGCTTTATCAATTGCCGGTCAGCTTCTATATCGAAGGAATAATGACCAAAACGAAAAATGTCGGCAGTTCCGGTAAGGGCTTTACGTTCGATGAGTATACGAAGTTCATATATGATACAGGGAACGGAAAAGATCCTATTTACTTTGGACAATCTGTTTATTTTGCAATGCTGTTTAATTATATGAAGGATGAGTTTATTGCAAATGGTAAAGTCTATCTGTCGAACGAAAAGTTCGCTCAAATCGCTGATTTCGTCAGAGATAATGTCCGTGAAGAAGGCGGTTCGTCCAATGAACAAGATCCTAACTCTATCCCGCAAGCTGTCTATAAAGATTATTGCGGAGGCATTGGCGGTTATTTCGCTGAAGGAATGAGCGTGGCTTCCTGGGGCCTGGGTGTGACAATAGCAGGACTTCCTTCATTTGACGGAAGGGGACCGAGATTTATACCAACCTGCTCTGTTGCGGTTTCAGCCCAGGCTTCTGACATAAAGGCGTGTGCAGAATTTGTTAATGTTCTTTTGTCAGATGAAATACAAACAAAGATTGCTATGAACGATTCTTTTGTGACGAGCAGAGAGGCATTTAAAAAGGCAGGGGAATCAGCAATTCAGTATTACAGCAATGGTGGAAACCTCACTAACGGAGGTAATGGATATAGTTCTTCCGGATTTGGACGAGAATTCACCTCTGAGGATGTAGCCTTTGTTGAAAAGATTATATTGAGCTGTTCTCAAATAAAGACTGAAGATTCTGATATCAGCATAATTCTCATTGAGGAGATGCCGGCCTACTTCTTAGGACAGAAAGATCTGGATGCAGTTATCAAGATCGCTCAGAACAGGATCCAGAAAGTGTTGGATGAGCGTGGATAAGGGCGAAGTGGAAAGCCACTTAAGAAGTTGAGAAGCGATTGGGTTTATGATGCGTATTGTTTTCTCGCCTGAAGCGTTATAACTATTGCAAATAGTAGTAAGTTTAGTCGTAAGCA includes:
- a CDS encoding ABC-type glycerol-3-phosphate transport system substrate-binding protein; this encodes MENLAVKFSAVTLVLSMMISVASCGKNPGKNVRKVSEDSPWFDANIIEFETGADKEKSINYGNNSFAGSDEKYYVVSTSGEYENLGEFDYDKQYDNNLYFVSVVDRKTNETVRVIDLKKDFSKFEHFIDTVYYSDEIITARTGMYERNYDPNTGLLLAERKRGEKTNAGNAGDEEPSFSKFYKVGDYNIELISFQMNDNRFYYNIKIKAPDGKVNTVEVKRIDKSINIPAVLAVDDTKALVPVRIKNDTEYYELDLTSGEMILSDSKDYEWMDSSAFFTAVPGPDGMMYYKASHGISRLNAKTKAIEEVFKYSWCDLNEGLISNFELIECSEDRILLCGLYDSSSTYEGQKIDKGHLIEFTRAEKNPNAGKIILELYTPRGINEITGEAISIFNENNAQCFIEISSRYDRSDYYDSYAYDDKNYDVEELARIRGSAGLSNRLAIDIMNGEGPDILMDVSSYGQLNNQNCLVDLSPYLKDLKSDKYFTNIIEGSKTEGKLYQLPVSFYIEGIMTKTKNVGSSGKGFTFDEYTKFIYDTGNGKDPIYFGQSVYFAMLFNYMKDEFIANGKVYLSNEKFAQIADFVRDNVREEGGSSNEQDPNSIPQAVYKDYCGGIGGYFAEGMSVASWGLGVTIAGLPSFDGRGPRFIPTCSVAVSAQASDIKACAEFVNVLLSDEIQTKIAMNDSFVTSREAFKKAGESAIQYYSNGGNLTNGGNGYSSSGFGREFTSEDVAFVEKIILSCSQIKTEDSDISIILIEEMPAYFLGQKDLDAVIKIAQNRIQKVLDERG